The genomic DNA TTGAGCTACGATCTTTACTACATCAAGCATCTTTCCTTCTGGTTGGATCTTCGGATACTGGTGAAGACTCTTTGGGTCATCGGGACCGGTTTTGGTGCGCGTTGAGGTGGGGTATGGATGGTGGGTAAGCGCATTTCCACGGGAACCGCTTTCAGACCCGACGTTCAAAGTATGCCGCGCGGGGCCGAGCATACGTAGAAGTTTGGGGGGCCTCGTTTGGGTCCCGTGTTGCTTACGGGCTAGTGGGGTTGGAGCAGGAAGTGGGATAGGGGGGTGCGGTAGGGTTAGCTTTAGGCGGAGGGTAAGGCGCAGTCGCGAGGGCATAGAGGGAAGCCTGGCGACAAAGTGGCCGGAGAATTGCGGTGAAGACGCCATGGCTATTAGCATTTGCTTGCCCACCCCCTCATTTCGTGGCCGATGAGCCTCTATCCTCCAGCCTCGTGAAAACGTTGGGAGGGAAGGTGAGATCACAGGGGGTTTGACGACAGGGCGTTTTTGCCCTACAATCCCCCTTGGACGCTGGGGCGTCGTCTAATGGCAGGACAGCGGACTTTGGATCCGCCGGTCGTGGTTCGAGTCCACGCGCCCCAGCCAGATTTTTTTCATAGCCTTTTCGCAACTCCTGTGTAAACTGGCGCCGTGGCGGCAGAGTATCCGGGGCTTCTTCTATTAAGCCGCAACGAGGCGCTGCGGGCCTATGCGGAACTGGCCCTTTTGGAAAGGGGATACCCTGTGGCCTACTTCGACTCGGCCAGGGAGGGGCTCT from Thermus sp. LT1-2-5 includes the following:
- a CDS encoding sugar transferase — translated: MSYDLYYIKHLSFWLDLRILVKTLWVIGTGFGAR